The Pseudolabrys sp. FHR47 genome contains a region encoding:
- a CDS encoding VOC family protein, protein MIDHVSIAVRDLGAATRFYESVLGAIGMKPIDVRAATVGFGKQYSEFWINLRRDMAPIEAGSGAHVCFRARSTELVDAFHAAALKAGGSSDGAPGLREHDGEGGYYAAFIRDPDGNRIEAVTFTK, encoded by the coding sequence ATGATCGACCACGTCTCCATCGCCGTCCGCGACCTCGGCGCCGCCACGCGCTTTTACGAGTCCGTGCTCGGCGCCATCGGCATGAAGCCGATCGACGTGCGCGCAGCGACCGTCGGCTTCGGCAAGCAGTATTCCGAGTTCTGGATCAATCTGCGCCGTGACATGGCGCCGATTGAGGCTGGCAGCGGCGCGCATGTCTGCTTCCGCGCGCGCTCGACCGAACTCGTCGATGCCTTCCACGCCGCGGCGCTCAAAGCCGGTGGCTCAAGCGATGGCGCGCCCGGTTTGCGCGAGCATGACGGCGAGGGCGGTTATTACGCCGCCTTCATCCGCGATCCCGACGGCAACCGCATCGAGGCGGTGACGTTTACGAAGTA
- the cimA gene encoding citramalate synthase gives MSRERLYLFDTTLRDGAQTNGVDFTLADKIAIADMLDDLGIDYVEGGYPGANATDTEFFAQDRKLKGKFTAFGMTRRSGRSASNDPGVAALIEAKADAICFVAKSWDYHVKVALETTLEENLASIRDSVKAAKAAGREVLLDCEHFFDGYKANPKFALECAKAAYDEGARWVVLCDTNGGTLPHEIEKIVGDVVKVIPGDHVGIHAHNDTEQAVANSLAAVRAGARQIQGTLNGLGERCGNANLVSIIPTLKLKKDYADKFDIGISDEALKSLGKVSRALDERLNRPSFRYAPYVGENAFATKAGIHASAIMKAPETYEHVSPDLVGNKRKVLVSDQAGKSNVLAELDRIGLKVDKDDRRIGRLLEIVKEREAIGYAYDAADASFELLARRTLGTVPDYFDVSQFDVNVEQRDNALGQRVTVTMAVVKVKVGSESLISAAEGNGPVNALDQALRKDLGKYQDYIKGLKLTDFRVRILNGGTEAVTRVLIESEDESGEHWTTIGVSPNIIDASFQALMDSIIYKLVKSGAPA, from the coding sequence ATGTCCCGCGAGCGGCTCTATCTGTTCGACACGACCCTGCGCGACGGTGCGCAGACCAATGGCGTCGACTTCACGCTCGCCGACAAGATCGCCATTGCCGATATGCTCGACGACTTGGGCATTGACTATGTCGAGGGCGGTTATCCGGGCGCCAATGCGACCGACACGGAATTCTTCGCGCAGGACCGCAAGCTCAAGGGCAAGTTCACCGCCTTCGGCATGACGCGCCGCTCGGGGCGCTCGGCCTCGAACGATCCGGGCGTCGCCGCGCTCATCGAGGCGAAAGCCGACGCCATCTGCTTCGTCGCCAAGTCGTGGGACTATCACGTCAAGGTCGCGCTGGAGACGACGCTGGAAGAAAACCTCGCTTCGATCCGCGACAGCGTGAAGGCGGCCAAGGCCGCGGGCCGGGAAGTGCTGCTCGATTGCGAGCATTTCTTCGACGGCTACAAGGCCAATCCGAAATTCGCCCTGGAATGCGCCAAGGCGGCCTATGACGAGGGCGCGCGCTGGGTGGTGCTGTGCGACACCAATGGCGGCACGCTGCCGCACGAGATCGAGAAGATCGTCGGCGATGTGGTGAAGGTCATCCCCGGCGATCATGTCGGCATCCACGCCCATAATGACACAGAGCAGGCGGTCGCCAATTCGCTGGCCGCGGTGCGCGCCGGCGCGCGGCAGATTCAGGGCACGCTCAACGGCCTCGGCGAGCGCTGCGGCAACGCCAATCTCGTTTCCATCATCCCGACGCTGAAGCTGAAGAAGGACTATGCCGACAAGTTCGACATCGGCATCAGCGACGAGGCGCTCAAGTCGCTCGGCAAGGTGTCGCGCGCGCTCGACGAGCGGCTGAACCGGCCGTCGTTCCGCTACGCGCCCTATGTCGGCGAGAACGCTTTTGCCACCAAGGCTGGCATTCACGCCTCCGCAATCATGAAGGCGCCGGAAACCTACGAGCACGTCAGTCCCGATCTCGTCGGTAACAAGCGCAAGGTGCTGGTGTCGGATCAGGCCGGCAAGTCGAACGTGCTCGCCGAACTCGATCGTATCGGCCTCAAGGTCGACAAGGACGATCGCCGCATCGGCCGCCTGCTTGAGATCGTCAAGGAGCGCGAGGCGATCGGTTATGCCTATGATGCGGCGGACGCCTCCTTCGAACTCTTGGCGCGGCGCACGCTCGGCACCGTGCCGGATTATTTCGACGTGTCGCAGTTCGACGTCAATGTCGAGCAGCGCGACAACGCGCTCGGCCAGCGCGTCACCGTCACGATGGCAGTGGTCAAAGTGAAGGTCGGCAGCGAAAGCCTGATCTCTGCGGCGGAAGGCAACGGTCCGGTCAACGCCCTCGACCAGGCTTTGCGCAAGGACCTCGGCAAGTATCAAGACTACATCAAGGGCCTCAAGCTCACCGATTTCCGCGTGCGTATCCTCAATGGCGGCACCGAGGCCGTGACGCGCGTGCTGATCGAAAGCGAGGATGAGAGCGGCGAGCACTGGACCACGATCGGCGTGTCGCCGAACATCATCGACGCCTCGTTTCAGGCGCTGATGGATTCGATCATTTACAAATTGGTGAAGTCCGGCGCGCCGGCGTGA
- a CDS encoding GNAT family N-acetyltransferase gives MATASPKLALRPFLPTDAPLLAEIFRESILELTSDDYSEAQREAWISRAEDLEAFAARLSKQLTLIATFDGSPVAFASLAGNTKIDMLFVHPIVSGQGAGALLVDALEKLAGARGASSLTVDASDTARGFFEKRGYVAQQRNSVSVGDEWLANTTLSKALVKPNAQPEA, from the coding sequence ATGGCGACCGCTTCACCGAAGCTCGCGCTGCGGCCGTTCCTGCCCACGGATGCGCCGCTGCTCGCGGAGATCTTCCGCGAGAGCATTCTTGAACTGACAAGCGACGATTACAGCGAGGCCCAACGGGAGGCGTGGATTTCACGCGCCGAAGATCTGGAAGCCTTCGCGGCCCGCCTCAGCAAGCAACTTACTTTGATTGCGACCTTCGATGGCTCGCCGGTCGCCTTCGCTTCGCTCGCCGGCAACACCAAGATCGACATGCTGTTCGTGCATCCGATCGTCAGCGGGCAGGGCGCGGGTGCGCTGCTTGTCGACGCGCTGGAGAAGCTCGCCGGCGCGCGCGGCGCTTCGAGCCTCACCGTGGACGCCAGCGACACCGCGCGCGGCTTCTTCGAGAAGCGCGGCTATGTCGCGCAGCAGCGCAATTCGGTGTCGGTCGGCGACGAATGGCTCGCCAACACCACGTTGTCCAAGGCGCTCGTCAAGCCGAACGCCCAACCGGAGGCCTAA
- a CDS encoding GFA family protein translates to MNTMHSGGCQCGAVRFRGSKFGRSSICHCRMCQKAFGSPFAMLVTVHDLEWTRGEPKRYRSSNKVERGFCADCGTPLTYEYGGPTEIAVCTLDDPSVAPPTIQVNPESKQPFFDGLCSLPTRPEGAEPKQEAFKASIVSHQHPDHDTAEWPRQGTR, encoded by the coding sequence ATGAACACCATGCATTCCGGCGGCTGCCAATGCGGCGCGGTGCGCTTTCGCGGCTCGAAATTCGGCCGCTCGTCGATCTGCCATTGCCGCATGTGCCAGAAGGCCTTCGGTTCGCCCTTCGCGATGCTGGTCACCGTGCACGATCTCGAATGGACGCGCGGCGAGCCGAAGCGCTATCGTTCGTCGAACAAGGTCGAGCGCGGCTTCTGCGCCGATTGCGGCACGCCGCTGACTTATGAATACGGTGGCCCGACCGAAATCGCGGTCTGCACCCTTGACGATCCGTCGGTCGCGCCGCCGACCATCCAGGTCAATCCCGAGAGCAAGCAGCCGTTCTTCGACGGCTTGTGCAGCCTGCCGACGCGCCCGGAAGGCGCCGAGCCCAAGCAGGAGGCCTTCAAGGCTTCTATCGTCAGCCATCAGCATCCCGACCACGATACGGCCGAATGGCCGCGACAGGGGACACGCTGA